In Oryza sativa Japonica Group chromosome 8, ASM3414082v1, the sequence gctcatgattttctaaaaatatatatatccaagtgaactcctacagtgaatttcatcttaactaaaccatataacaataataagattaaaatagacttcacccgttgcaacacacggatattttttctagtgTATATCTAGTGTGTATGTTTTTTATAGCTCCAACTCTTAGGGCCTGTtcggcacagctccagctctagctccacctcTCATAGAGCTGGAGTTctgccaaacagtttcagctccacctaaaatgggagtGAAGCTgagtggagctctctcacaaaatgaattagaaatgtggagctgggtttaggcagctccacaactccactccagacccaactcctggagctaaaattaggagttggagctctaccaaacaggtcCAAATTTTActtcaggagttgggtctgaagtggagttatggagctgcctaaacccaactccacctctctagttcattttatgagagagctccacccagatCTACTcctattttaggtggagctaaaattgtttggctgagctctagcTCTAGAAGAGGTAGAGCTGAAGTTAAAGCTGTGCCAATTAGACACTACATTCAAATAATTAACATCGGCTATATGCATGCACAAAAAGTTGAATGACTATTGCTAACTCTATTTTTTAATCCGTTTTTCTTCTAAAAGTATTTACGCAAATGGACAAACATACCTAGATATTCTGAATGTTACTTCTAATGCTAGATCTATTGGTGCATTTTTCACTTTAAGAattaattcattatatttttggTCAACATTTGAGAAAAAAGTCAATTACATCTTATATTAAAGAAAGGAGATATACAGTACACATCTATATCAACATTTTATCTCGTACTTGGGTAAATATTTGGAAGATAAGCATATATCTAACGTTAATAAATATCTAGCCAACTCACATACTCATTTCTCATTTGCTCTAACGCAAAAAAGGGAAGCATTTAGGCTCAAGTTTAgtcctaaaaaaaatagtttcatATCATCCTCACTTCAGTTCATTCTGCAGATCATTTTTTTAGAAGGCAATTACTATTTCTATTAACTAATATAATACCGAGTAGAAGGAAAAGACCTAATATAGGGGTGGTCGTGACACGTGATCAGTCTGATCGACGCAAATGCGCCTCCCCTAGCTCTTGGCTCCCCTTTCCACATGcacttttaaaaattcaaatcaattcaaaaaataagtttcaagaaaaagagaaacaaaatagaaaaatatctaCAGCACGTAAAAAAATCCGTGTatataaattttacatatagaaatatatgcattgcaaactttatacatataaactttatgtataaccccaaaaaaaaactttatgtatagaaaCATTCTCAGTAAAaagtattttaatttaaattcaaatttaaatttaaatcaggTATATGAACTTTTGAATATAAactttatgtgtataattgtgtGGCATATATTGACTAATACAATATGTATATAATGAATTAATTCCTATTAAAATGAAACATTGAAACGATAGCTCCCAGCGGTTAGATCTCCCTCATTAGCGATTCCTAGAAGTAGAGCATGCAGATAGCTCGCTTGTCATCATTATCCACAGCATGCGATTAACGTGACCTAGTGGCTAATTATGGGTAGTTTAGTGGCTAATTAAGTGATGAAGGTGGGGGCCCCACTACGTGGCGTGTTACAGTTGTCCTGAGAGGTGTGGATCTTATCCGTTACGTGGACGCTGCTTCCGTGGGTCAAACACCCCTCCGCTTCTCCTGCCCCGGGGAGCCCAGCTCGCTCCTCCGATCGGCTCGCCCCAGCTCAGCTCATGTCTCGGCTCAGTTTCAATctggtactccatccgtcctaaaacgTTGTACTAGATGTAAGATGTCCAGATTTACCGTATTGAAATATTACATTCTGAATTGCAACATTTTAGAAAGGAGGAGGTAACTCGTAGGGGTGAAAATGGAACGAGTATTCATAAGCCGTCCGACTGATCTAAGGCTCACAGTCTCACACGGAGGAtataggagagagaaaagaatacTCGGTAcaatgcaagtttaaatttgaattcactACAAATTATGTGATAGGATATAAAATAAGTGTATCTTTGCTTATGTTCCGTATTATCAAACGTGtagtaaatatattataaagttAAAATATTGACTAATCACTATTTTAATTATGAGCTCACATGTATACTgcatattatctttttttttcttggtgtatcgttttactccctccgtttcactatataagtcattctaacatttttcatattcatattgatgttaataaatctagatagatatatatgtctaatatttatttgtgaaacggaggaagtaacacctaggtttaatatttatttgttaattagagatacaaatatatatatatatatatatatatatatatatatatatatatatatatatatatatatatatatatatatatatatatatatatatatatatatatatatatatatatatatatatatatatatatatatatatatatatatatattttttttctgaatttgattcaaagggggaAAATATAGGATATGATACATGATAAGTAATAAGTTATCAAATACTATCTCCGTCgtaaaataactttatttttcacCCATTCCGCACGTACCAATGTAAAAGCAAAATGATAAGAACACCCTCCACTATTAAATCCCAATACAATTGTTTTTCACTTAATTCAGTTCTAGTATTTGTTCCATTCTTTCACAAACTTCAATACAATGATTGCTCAAAGATAAATTTAGTATGGGATAAAGATTACCTTATTTTGAGATGGGGGAGTACTATATATTCTCTATTCCAACTCCGAGCAAGTGAGCAACAAATATGGGAGAGGATACATAATAAGTAATTATTTCACGGGTACTATTCGTTTATGAGAAATGACAGAGTCAGTGTTACAGAAAAGTATACTTCTTATACCTATATTTATGACTACCGGGAATAACGTATACCTGGTCCTTTATGGAAGAGTATGTTCAAAAATAGATGTCAGACTCTGATCCGTATGCTACAAAGTCTTATCTGTTCATAGCCTATTTGAATCACGAGTTCTATTTAGACAAGAGGTTGTTTGTCCGTATAAATACAAAGCCCCTAGGGAGGAGAGTGCATTGGATCATAAACCGTAACCACAAGCCATATCCCATATCGAATATCAATCGGGAGGAAACCCTAAATCTAGTCTTTGATTACAAGTTGCTAGTTTAGTCCTCACCGAAGGTAAGCTGGTAGGCCAAATTAGCTAGCTTGCTCTTCCTTTATAATCGGTGTAACACATCTCATAGCAGCTGTACATATAAACTAGATTATGGCTATTACCCCATTTCGGATGCTTGACCGCTTGAACCAACCAGTATAAAATTCATTATCTTccgttttcttttttccaatatTAGATATACCCTCATACGCCTTTTAAAATATCGTCATTGAGCTTAACCTTTCTTAATTTTTAGGGGCAATTGTAAATTCACCACtattttgaatcgttattgtAAGACTGCTactaaaaaattgcaaaaatgctATTAGAACTGCCATTAAAATGGCATCCTTGCAAAATTTTtatggataaaaaaaaatgacgtACGTGATCCGACAGTATCCATCCTGTACCGCTCGAAAAAAATTATTGAGcttgccgagccgagccgagccgagccgtggAGCCAGGAAAGAGGTGAAAATCCACACAACCACCTGTTATTATCTCCCCTATCCAAAATTACACCAAGCCCCCTAATATCTCGGCGGAATCCTCTCCaactcccctcccctcacctctctCCTCTATAAAAACCCTCCCCTCCCCATCCACCCATCCTCCTCCAACTCCAACGGATCACTCACCttgcctcgccctcgccctcgccaccATCCAACGACGTCgactcgtcgccggcgacgactccGGCCGCGCACATACGCCTGGTAATACGTACTACGCGGGAACCAAATCTTACGCACGCGCGCACGAACGCCCATGGGGCTCCTTGACCAGCTCTGGGACGAGACGGTGGCCGGCCCGCGCCCGGACTCCGGCCTCGGCAAGCTCCGCAAGTACTCCTCCttctcgccctcctcctcctccgccgccgccgccgcccccgggacggcgccgccggatgCGCCGGCCGCGACGGTGACGCGCAGCATCACCATCgtccggccgccgtcgctgtccgtcccgtcgccgcgcggcggcggcggcgagtacaGCTCGTCCGTGCCGTCCTCCCCAGCCAGCGCGCCGGACTCCCCGTTCGCGTCAGGTGGGGgtctcctctgttttttttttctttctctctcttggaTTCTGGATTGGCGTGTAGTAGAGCCGCCCTCGCATCGATGCACTGTAGAACTCTAGATCTGCGTtcgtggttggttggttgggggATTGGATCCCGATGCGACGAGAGACCATGGTTGCGTGTCAATCTGGTGAGCTTTTTCCATGGAAATGGGAGAGAGacaaaaaaatcatcaaaattgTTTGTTGCTTTTTATGCTTTATGCCTTGAGTGCGGCTGATGCAGTCAACAGAATACAGATCTACGGAGTTCATTCATCTGTTCTTGATTGATGCTATCTGTGGAGTTCATCTAATCAAGAAATGGTGGATCGTAGTAGTCTGATAGTACAGGGTTAATATTGAATTCAGAAATTAAGAAAGTAATGGGAACTGATGCATGTGCCTGACGTGTTTGTGAAATTTGATTCGGTGGTGCAGCTACTACGCCCAAGGGGGACAGCTGGAGGAGGCTTCGCCGGAAACCCAAGACGGCCACCGACGCCGcgccggaggccgccgccgccgtcgggccgAGAAGCCCCACCGTCTACGACTGGTTCGCactcttcccttctctctctgcAAGGTTACAGTTCCGCCATGGTTGGTTGGCTCTGATCTGAAACTCTTGGTTCTTCTTGCTGTGCTTGCAGGGTGGTCATCAGTTCGTTGGACCGATGAACTATAGCGCGATCCAGCGTGGTGAAAAAGTTctgaaaaatctgaaaaaacaaaataaccaATCGAGCAGAGGAATATCTATGACAAaggaagctagctagctgacgTGCCTGAGGCTTCACGCATCCGTTGTGTCTCATGAATCTGTGTCTGTGTCTTGAATCCGTGTGTCTGTGTGTGAGGTGGTCGCTGGCGATGCgtgcagtgttttttttttcctatgtaACTATGCGCCTACGCCGATAGATCACTGAAATATCAAATACTAGTAGTGATAGTGTTAGTGGAGTCATAGGCGATCTAGCTAGAGAGATGTCTGAAATGGTATGAGGATGTAATGAGAGTGTTCGCTCTGTATCCTCCTCTGTAATTAAGCACTATggaagtaagaaaaaaaatggaaagccATGCCTTTGCTGCTTTCTTTCAGCTCGTGTATAAATCTTGCTTCAACATGCAAGGCGACTGTATGTAAATTTTCCTGAACTGAATTGCTCAAGAAACATGATAACTGGTGATACTAGCTGGAGGAACAAGATTCTTCAATCTAGAGAGGGGTTCCATTTTGTCTTCAtcagtctgaactctgaacaatCTCTGgtcattttttttgctttctctGTAGACCTGAATCTAGTGATTCCCAGCAGGAAATAGCTCTCGCTCGGTTCTATATGGCTGCAAACTCTTTATGCTTGTCAACTTGCAAGTATATGGATTTGCTTTTCTAGAGAAAACAAATATACCAAGATCCCAATTGGATGGATCCCTTTGTGTGGACAAATAAATGATGCTCTACGATCTTATTCTATATTCCTATCTGTCCCGTCAGAACCCTGAACCCATCggtctaaaaaaatataggaaaggAAATAGAGATAGCTTTATTCATTAATCATATTCATGAGGTCAAAATCAAATCGATAGGTTcttaggaaaaagaaaaaaaatactgaagACGACATCTGATCTGAAAGGCTCTAGCTTATTATGTTACTCGTTCTTGAGAAGTAGCCATGGTAGGATCAGAGGAAACAGATTAGCCACTGGACCAACCAGGTCAAAAAACGAGAAGTGATGGTACCCTCCATCCAATCATCCATGGCAAACCGGATGAGTTTAACCAAAGCAAGACACTGAGGAATTGAAAACAGAACAAAAGTTGGTGCTGCAACCTGATGAACCTCTCGATGAGCTGGAAACATGATCTTCCAACTAGTTTGGTATTATCTGCTCGAGAGAGGCAGAGAGTACTGAATCCACTCTCGAATCTCGATTAGTTCCATGTGGGCGCTAGTTTTCTCTGCATCAAATTGGCTCTTGGAACATTCCATGTGAGAGGTAGTAGGTTCTTGCCTGGGAAAGGTTGGTGCCGGATACCTGTAGGCAAACCTGGTGTACCTTCCTGTCTCACCCTCTCGCCTCTCGTGCCGTCTCTGTCCGTGTCGCCAAGAACCTGTTTCTTGACCTACGTACTCTCATCTAGTCATCTGTACCTACCGGCAGATCATTTGTTTCAGGCCAAGGTCGCTTCAATTCTTGATCAATCGAAATGTTTGCAGTAACAACAGCATGCGTGTTGCTTGCAGATTGTTCCATTCAGATTTTCAGACTTGCAGAGGGAAAAAGGAGGCAGTGCTATACTGTCATTAAGCCTGCTAATGGACTGAGATCCAGACCAAAACCGCCCCAGTTCACTTGTCTCTATAGTACACTTCTAAACCAATCCAATTCAATTCATAGTTTGCAGAAACCAAACCAATCCAATCCACTCACAGAGCAAGCCCAAACAAATCCAAACCAAGTGCAGACAAATGGATTCAACCCATTCTCAACCCATTTCCAACCCAAAGGAAATGCACAATATTACTCTGAACACCAACAggcatcgtcatcttcttcctcctccctcctttgGTCAGCTCCGGGAGGATGAGCAGCTTGCAGAGGGCATCAATGGAGGATGAGCAGCTTGCAGAGCTCGTACAGGGTCGTGGGAGCATCTGGCGCTCCCGTGcgccacgtcgtcgccgccgccgcagcgaaGGAGCCTCACCAGCGCTGGGATGCCGCGACCACCGCGAGCGCGTTCACCGACTCACCGTCGCGAGGCTCGTGAGCACTACAGCCGTGACCACCGCGGCTGCACCGCCGTAGGACTTCTCCCCCAAGTCCGCACCACCGCACCACCATTGTCCGCCACAAGCCCCACGTTGCCCCGCCCTTCTCCCCCATGATGGCGGCCGCGGCCACGGCCTTCGATGCCGTCGCTGTTGCCGCGGGCAGCCAGAAGATCCGGAGCCATGGTTGATTTTTTGGGGACTTTGTGAAGGGAGAAGGTTtgccggaggagggagaggaaggtaGCAAGCCACCGGCGACGAAGTCGAGCTAGCGATGGCGGCGATGTGGTTGTCGACTTCTCAGGGAGACGATGGGATTGGGGCCAATCCAGTGGATACCCATGGGTTGAATCCAATCTGGGACCAAACTTTTGCAGCCAAAACTAAACCAATCCAAACCATTTCCCATCTCCATCCAAACCAGTCCAGTCCATCAGGTGCAGCAACCCATTTCCACCCGCCCAAAGCTAACCCA encodes:
- the LOC4345738 gene encoding dormancy-associated protein homolog 3, whose amino-acid sequence is MGLLDQLWDETVAGPRPDSGLGKLRKYSSFSPSSSSAAAAAPGTAPPDAPAATVTRSITIVRPPSLSVPSPRGGGGEYSSSVPSSPASAPDSPFASATTPKGDSWRRLRRKPKTATDAAPEAAAAVGPRSPTVYDWVVISSLDR